The following proteins come from a genomic window of Streptomyces sp. GS7:
- a CDS encoding DUF317 domain-containing protein has translation MNTQQPYDQHPFQEVLVSPMYLAGSNGTGDAGFAPVAHWPHHYLDKGPCQLLVTSPDQRIRIGWFGDDFELWKITAAGDAVSAPSWTATFNHVTPAEIVAGLTTALAHDYAEADAYDGNGRYLADPSLNWADAVRPLTDAGWTRDGGAERGTVEIMAPDGQAGVLIDNRLSGWDDETVTLWAGPPGWGTRSEAVFTARTPSHLIAATAAAMTDPAPVMRERHQLDRKVEKLVTLTPVGPTVPQVPRAPTPLDVRRTAVTQAVQRATRFPQTAADLRVMAARSRTAASAQRRSSNPAPALGARPLTSPSTPRRSR, from the coding sequence ATGAACACCCAGCAGCCCTACGACCAGCATCCCTTCCAAGAGGTACTGGTCAGCCCCATGTACCTGGCCGGCTCCAACGGGACCGGCGACGCCGGATTCGCCCCCGTCGCTCACTGGCCGCACCACTACCTCGACAAGGGCCCCTGCCAGCTCCTCGTCACCTCGCCCGACCAGAGGATTCGTATCGGCTGGTTCGGTGACGACTTCGAGCTGTGGAAGATCACCGCAGCCGGGGACGCCGTCTCCGCACCCAGCTGGACGGCGACCTTCAACCATGTCACCCCGGCCGAGATCGTCGCCGGTCTCACCACCGCTCTGGCCCACGACTACGCCGAAGCCGACGCCTACGACGGCAACGGTCGCTATCTGGCGGACCCATCGTTGAACTGGGCTGACGCCGTCCGGCCACTGACCGATGCCGGCTGGACCCGCGACGGCGGGGCCGAGCGCGGCACCGTCGAGATCATGGCCCCTGACGGACAAGCAGGCGTCCTGATCGACAACCGCCTGTCCGGCTGGGACGACGAAACCGTCACGCTGTGGGCCGGTCCACCGGGCTGGGGCACCCGCTCAGAGGCGGTCTTCACAGCCCGCACTCCCTCCCACCTGATCGCCGCGACGGCAGCCGCCATGACCGATCCAGCCCCGGTGATGCGTGAGCGGCACCAGCTCGATCGCAAGGTGGAGAAACTGGTCACGCTCACTCCTGTCGGCCCGACCGTCCCCCAGGTTCCTCGGGCTCCGACCCCACTCGACGTGCGCCGCACCGCTGTCACCCAGGCCGTCCAACGGGCCACACGTTTCCCGCAGACAGCCGCCGACCTCCGGGTCATGGCCGCCCGCAGCCGCACGGCGGCTTCGGCACAGAGGCGGTCGAGCAATCCCGCACCCGCTCTCGGCGCTAGGCCGCTGACCAGCCCGTCGACCCCACGCCGTAGCCGCTAA
- a CDS encoding winged helix-turn-helix transcriptional regulator encodes MPTTVQPSVTSIGSVDAQRVEGALSLIAPKWTTWSAQTLAQQGRPMRVCDVAARLPFVSEQFIGKRLAQMHSDGLVTRAHDRHGAPYQLSASGESLSRVHRALSDWSQTNLSLGQVAGAERVEDAVRRLHLRHSTAVIQVLDAGGPMRFVHIAEEAGLDNSFTRQRLNRLQTDGLVARTGPRHGDPYVLTDAGRALGPVYAAVEHWSNPVAAREHSAPPVPVASATRTHTGVSLASDGIRTTAALCRSTAAPSALFSHAPQPQPRVPAAVTAQSASSRGR; translated from the coding sequence ATGCCCACCACCGTGCAGCCCTCCGTCACCTCCATCGGCTCGGTCGATGCCCAGCGCGTCGAGGGCGCGCTTTCCCTTATAGCACCGAAATGGACCACCTGGTCGGCGCAGACCCTGGCGCAGCAGGGCCGCCCCATGCGTGTGTGTGACGTTGCCGCCAGGCTCCCCTTCGTCAGCGAGCAGTTCATCGGGAAGCGGCTGGCCCAGATGCACTCTGATGGGCTGGTCACCCGAGCCCACGATCGCCACGGGGCTCCGTACCAGCTCAGCGCATCCGGCGAATCACTGTCTCGGGTGCACCGTGCCCTTTCGGACTGGTCCCAGACCAACCTGTCGCTCGGCCAGGTAGCCGGTGCCGAACGCGTCGAGGACGCTGTGCGCCGTCTGCACCTGCGGCATTCGACCGCCGTGATCCAGGTTCTCGACGCGGGCGGCCCCATGCGGTTCGTCCACATCGCCGAGGAGGCCGGCCTGGACAACAGCTTCACCCGGCAGCGGCTCAACCGGCTTCAGACCGATGGCCTGGTCGCCCGTACCGGGCCGCGCCACGGCGACCCCTACGTTCTGACCGACGCGGGGCGGGCGCTGGGCCCCGTCTACGCAGCCGTCGAGCACTGGAGTAATCCCGTTGCCGCGCGGGAGCACTCGGCGCCCCCGGTCCCCGTCGCGTCGGCCACCCGTACCCACACCGGCGTCTCGCTGGCGTCGGACGGCATCCGAACCACAGCGGCCCTGTGCCGGAGCACCGCCGCGCCGAGCGCCCTCTTCAGCCACGCACCCCAGCCACAACCGCGGGTGCCGGCGGCCGTCACCGCCCAGTCGGCCTCCTCTCGGGGCCGGTGA